In Colius striatus isolate bColStr4 unplaced genomic scaffold, bColStr4.1.hap1 scaffold_93, whole genome shotgun sequence, the DNA window GTCCAGAGGCTATTTTggaggggtctgtggggggtccagaggctgttttggggtgggacagaggctgttttgggggTTCCAGAGGCTGTTTTGGGGTGTCCAGAGGCTGTTTTGGGGCTCTGGGTGTCAGTTATGGGCTGGGGGTCCAGAGGCTATTTTggaggggtctgtggggggtccagaggctgttttggggtgggacagaggctgttttgggggTTCCAGAGGCTGTTTTGGGGTGTCCAGAGGCTCTTTTGTGGGTCTGGGTGTCAGTTATGGGCTGGGGGTCCAGAGGCTATTTTggaggggtctgtggggggtccagaggctgttttggggtgggacagaggctgttttgggggTTCCAGAGGCTGTTTTGGGGTGTCCAGAGGCTCTTTTGTGGGTCTGGGTGTCAGTTATGGGCTGGGGGTCCAGAGGCTattttgggggtgtctgtgtgggGATCCAGAAGCTATTTTGGGGGTGTCCAGAGGCTGTTTAGGGTGTGACAGAGACTCTTTTATGTCTCTGGGTGTCAATTCCAGCCTGTGCAAGGGGCCAACAACAACTCCTGATGCTGTGTGTGGCTCCAACGTctatttttttgggggggtgggcAAGGTTGGGCACCCCCTAATCTacctcccagcccctcctcaAGCACAACCCAGCCTCGGGGAGGGGGGtcggtttgggtttgtttgcaGGCTCGTGCTGAGCCAGGCGCTGACTCACAGCCTATAAATAGCAGCGAGGGGAAGGGGCGGGGagaaagggggggggggtggattttgggggcGGTTTGAGACAGCAAAAGGTGGTTTTGGGAattgaggggaggggaaaaCTCACCCCCTAACCTTTCAGAAATCGTTGCTAACGAAGCTTTTGGCCGCAGGGGGAAGCTCggggtgtgttttggggtcACCTTTACCGTCTGCTCTGGCAGCTGTTGGGAGCCCGGTACGACCTGCAAGCAGCCAACTGAGCTCGACCCCAACCCAGGACACCAACACACCCCCTTCCCCCCTTTAAAAGAGGGGGGGCCCAGGGGTGTATCCTGaccctctccctccccctttAACCCCCAAAATGCTGCATCTCCCTGGGGGAGGGGGCATtaaccctttccctccctgggGGAGGGGCATTAACCCTTTCccatccctccccccccccttttATTTCcctatttatttaatttattgggggaggggggattttggggggaCACCCTGGGTGTGTCTCAACCCCCCCCGTGTGAATtgacccccccttttccccctaaACAGCCCCCCACCTCCATAGGGGGCTGCAGACAGTAGCAATGTATATACTGTATATAAAGGGGGGGGTGTACATTATGTATAAGGGGGGGGCTGTATAGAAGTTGGGGGGCTGTATAGACGTTTGGGGGGGCTGTATAGAAGTGGGGGGGCTGTAAATAGGGGGGGCTGTAAATAAGGGGGGGCTGTAAATAAGGGGGGGCTGTATATGATCAGTGAAGTCTCTTTTGTACCTTTCTTTTCAATAAAAGGAGTCGAAGGAGAAGGGTGtgaattggggggggggggaagggagggaggtttgggggtgctgcagggaggtttgggggtgtcACAGCGTTTGGGGGGGCTCTCAGGGGATGTGGAGAtgaaggggtgggggggatgtgggatttggggggggttcatggggtttggggggatgaAAAGGGGGGGCTGTGAAGTttgggggggctgcagggggaggggggctcATGGGGATTGGGCTGCAGAAGTGGGGGGCCAcagggtttggggggctcatgGGGATTGGAGGGGGGGCTacagggtttgggggggctgcaggggcagtaGGCCcatgggatttggggggctgcagagggagggGGTCTCCTGGGGTTTGGAGGGGTCACAAAGGTTGGGGAccctggggtttgggggggctacAGAGGTTGGGGAccctggggtttggggggctgcagggggaggggtctcctggggtttgggggggtcacaAAGGTTGGGGACCctgagggtttgggggggctacAGAGGTTGGGGACCTTAGGGattggggggctgcagggggaggggTCTTCTGAggtttgaggggctgcagaggtTGGGGACCATCAGGTTTGGGGGGGCTACAGAGGTTGGGGAccctggggtttggggggctgcaggaggaagagcctcctggggtttgggggggtcacaAAGGTTGGGAAccctggggtttggggggctgcagggggaggggcctcctggggtttgggggggtcacaAAGGTTGGGAAccctggggtttgggggggctacAGAGGTTGGGGAccctggggtttggggggctgcagggggaagaGCCtcctggggtttggggggggtcacAAAGGTTGGGGAccctggggtttggggggctgcagggggaggggtctcctggggtttgggggggtcacaAAGGTTGGGAAccctggggtttgggggggctacAGAGGTTGGGGAccctggggtttggggggctgcaggaggaagagtctcctggggtttgggggggtcacaAAGGTTGGGAAccctggggtttgggggggctacAGAGGTTGGGGACCATcaggtttgggggggctgcagAGGTTGGGGAccctggggtttggggggctgcaggaggaagagtctcctggggtttgggggggtcacaAAGGTTGGGAAccctggggtttgggggggctacAGAGGTTGGGGACCATcaggtttgggggggctgcagAGGTTGGGGACcctggggtttgggggctgcagggggaggggTCTCCTGGAGTTTGGGGGGCTACAGAGGTTGTTTTTGGGGTGTTTCAGCATTGTGGGGGGCACATCCATGAACTTtaggggggctgcagggggagaaGATCcatgaggttttggggggagggTGCACATGGAGATTAGGGGGGGCTGCAGAGGTGGGTGTCCAGGAGTTTTTGGGGGTGCTGCAGCATTTGGAGGTGCCTGGGCTTTGTTGAAGAGGGGGATCCATGAGATGATGGGGTACAAGTCTCCCCCAAATTCCACCCTTACCACAAACTCCTTCAAAACCACTTTATTACCTCCAAAccttcctccccaccccccacaAACAGCCCAGGGGAGGGGATGGGCTGCACCTTGGGGAAGTTTGGGGGGTGGGAGAGGGATTTACCCCCCTCAAAATAGGGGGGTGAGGGAAGgattttggggggagggggggtgtcAGTTGGGGCCCAACCGCTCCACGACGCCGTCGCCCTTGATGCCATCGAagaagaagaagttgttgtggGGAGGGTCCCTCTGGGACAGAgcctggggtggggggaaagggggCAAAACCCCCCCTTTCTAGGTTAAttcagccccttccctccccaaaaAGTGACAAcaagaggggtttgggggggtaaATTGAGGAGGGGGGGTTACCTTGACCACCTCCTGGGCCAGGACCCCACCGAGCACGGCACAGACTGGAGCCAGTTCTGAGAAGCAGTAGCTGGGGGttgagggaaaggaggagaaattcAACCCCCAGCTGGTAAAATGCTGTTCCCCCAcccctaaaaaaccccaaagcattGAGGTTTTATCCCAAAACAGGGCTGTGTTCAACCACATCCCTCCccttcatatgctgcttgcTACTCCCTTCATAAACTGCTCCCTACCCCAGCATGGGGCATGTTGGGGGGACAAAAGGGACCCCCCCTGGGGTGagaggggggtttgggggtacCCTGAGGACACTGAGGAGTCAACTTGGAGCTGGATTTGTCCTCAaggtggtggggagggaggggaggggggtaAGAGGGGTCTGGGGGGTGCAGGGATGGGGGTTAGGGGGGCAAAGGGggtgtgggggctgtagggatGGGGGTAAGTGGGGTctgggggctgcaggaaggaggggaggggagtaaaggggggtctgggggctgcagggaaggaggggaggggagtaaaggggggtctgggggctgcagggatggaggggatgggggtaagggggggtctggggctgcagggatggggggaTGAGGTatgggggctctgggggctgtAGGGATGGGGGTAAGGGGggtctggggctgcagggatgggggtAAGGGGGTAAGGGGGgtctgggggctgcagggatggaggggatgGGGGTAAAGGGGGGGTCTGGGGGCCGTAGGGATGGGGGTAAGGGGGgtctgggggctgcagggatggaggggatgggggtaaggggggtctgggggctgtaggatggaggggaggggggtaAGGGGGGGTCTGGGGGCTGTAGGGATAGAGGGGGCTGTGGATAAGGGGTCTGGGggctccagggatggagggggCTGTGAATAAGGGGTCTGGGGGCTGTCCCCCCCACCTGATGAAGTcatctggcagcagctgggtgctgacccccagggACTCCAGGACATCATTGTGGAGCTGATCCAGCAGCTTCGAGTCCTTGGAGTAGGTTTGGGGTGAAGGATCCCGGTGGTTGAGGGTCCTGAACCTCAAAAGGACTGAGGAGAGACacagagagaggggaagagagaTCAGGGGGTGAAGGACAGAGCCCTGAGCTCAAGGAGGGGATCAAGGGCATGGGATTGGgttgtggggaggaaccagcccatgggcagccccaggctggggctgagctgctggagagaagctccaggagagggacctggcactgctgggggagcaGAAACTGCCCCTGAGGGGGCAAGAAGGGCAGGGGGAGCATGGGGGGGCATCagggtgtgggcagcagggccagggagcttctgctccccctctgctctgctctgctggggctTCAGCTGGGCTCCtggggccagctctgggctgcccagctccagagggacagggaagggctggagagaggcccaaggtgctgagggcactgggaCATGTGtgagcagagggacctgggcaggctgcagggctgggccaaGGGCAGGAGCTTCACCCAGAGCTACATGggggggtgtcaggagcttggggcagcacttggttgtctccagggacaggacaagggctgatgggcacaggctggagcacaaacagtGCCACtgaaacaggaggagaagctcctttggtgctgagctgagggagccctggcccaggctgcccagggaggctttgGAGGGTCTCAGGTGGCTTCCAAAGCCACCTCAACACCTTCCTGTGCCCCCTCTGACCAccaggaacctgctttagggctGGAGAAGCTCTTCAAGGTCTAAAGAGCTCTGAAGGGATTCTCTGGTTGCACTGGAACcatgaggagaagctcctttggtgctgagccctggcccaggctgcccagggaggttcctcaggagcttcccaacccCACTTGggctcatccctgtgccccctgagcaccaggaacctgctttagggctgggggagctctggagcttccttccaaccccaccattgtgtggttccactggcacaggaggagaaactcctggcccaggctgcccagggaagctttggaggctCCTCAAGAGCTTCCCAACCCCACTTGGcctcattcctgtgccccctgagccaggggaacctgctttagcaagggcttgggctggatgagctctaaaggtccctccaaCCCCTCtccatgctgtgactctgtgcaGGAGCCACTCCATGTGCTGGCCCCAGCCCAGGGaaccagcagctcagctttAGGAGCATCCCTGTTTGGGTGAGGAAACCAGATGTGGTGGTAAGGAGAAAGATCAGGACTGGAAAGCTTTACCTTGAGGGAGAAGATTGAGCCTTGGAGAAGGAAGATTTCCTACCTTGGAGAAGGAAATAGTCAGGTGTGGTTCGtttcagagctgcagccttCTTGCCACTCCAGTCCACAGCCAGAGCTTCCCTCAGGCGACAGAAAACCATCCTctgggggcacagaggggcaaAGGGGGGGATTGGGGAGGGGGTTCCTTCACCCCTCTCTCCCTACCTTGATGCCAACCCTCCCCACTAAGGTTTAAGCTTTAAGGGAAGGcctgagcagccaggcacaAAACCTTCAGGCTCAAGCTGACCTGAGGAGCCTTCAAGGCCTCAAAGGGGAATGGGAGGGGGGTGAAAGGAGCATAAACtcttgggggagggggggaaacaggaggggagggggtttagggaGGTTAAACTTTAAGGGGAAGGGGGTAAATATTCCCTCAGAGTGTGGAGGTGAGAGGGAGTTTGAAagcaggggaggaaaagggagctTGGAAAGGGATCCAAAGGAATTAGGAAgctcccccccaaacccctcctcaAATAGCAGGAGGGTGACAGCTGGGTCTGGGGGGGATTCCCAAAGCTTCCTGAAGCTCTaacacctccccctcccctccaaaaCCCTCTGCCAGGGACACACAAAAGGGTGTTAAGCTGCTGGCTCAGCTGCCTGGGGATTTCCACTCCTCCCTGGGAAAGCAAAACAATGCCCAGGCCCCAAAAAGCTTCACCCCCTCCCCCAAGAGGCCAAAAAGTGCCTGGGAGAGGGAGCTCTGAGGCTGTTCCAACCACCAAAAACCAGTACAAGAGCATTTGATACTGGTAGAACCACAGAGGAGTCCAAAACTCACCTGGGATGGGAATAGAAACCAAccagctggggctgagccaaccAGGCTTCCCCCCAAGCTGGTGTTTGGGGGCTCAGAGGGGTTTTTGCCCCCTCCCCACTCACCTTTTTGACCATGGTGGTCTCTGCTGAGCCAGGTTTGGCTTTTTTGCTGTCTCCATCTTCTGTTTCTTGGCTGACTTTGGCCACTTTGGTTTTCTCCCTGaggagaagaagggaaaaggatGAAGTTTGGGTGTGAGAAAGCCCCCAAATTGCTGCCATGACATGAGAGGGGGAAACTCTTCTCCCCCAACACCAAACCCCTCCAGGGGCCCAGTGGCTGGTTTTCCTCCCACCACTCCAACTCAACTCCACAAAGTCATGTTCCCCCAGGTCAGCAAAGGTGTAACCATGGTAGCCAAAGACATCCCCAGCAaagaacttgatgctgttcttGTGGCAGATCTCGTTGATCTTCACCATCACatccctggagcagcaggtcaggCACACCTAGGAACAGAAATTGGGGTGTTGAGGCTTTAAGCCTTCACCTCCTCATCCCTCCTCTTGGGGGTGAGATGCTCCTGGGGAAGGTTTGAGGTAGGATCAGGAGGGAAAGCAGCATCTCACCCCCCTCTTTCACAGGGGGGAATTCTCCAGGGGGGGATTAAGGAGCTCAGTGGATGCTGCAGATTCATTTGGGTGGGGGAGGATGAAGCTCCAGGAGCTCAGGGCAACATCATTGCCCTCAagagctgccctggggcagcccaTCTGTGGGAGCTGCAAGACCCAGCCAccactttcttcctcctcctcctcctcctctggctttcaggggcagggagggacctTTGAGGAATGGGGGaagctgcaggggctgcagctcctacAGCCactggagggagaaggggaagagttTGCAACTCAACCTGTCACCACGCAGAGTGGCTTTGTCTGGGCCAGGGTTTGGTGGTTGGGGGGTACAGGGGGGGTTTCTTTGAACACAAAGAGCTCCCAGAAGCTTCCCAAGGGTTAATGGCAGCCAAAgatggagctggggctctgcagcttggacaAGAGGAGCCtgaaaggggctgcccagatgggttgtggaggctcctgctctggagacatcccaaacccaccttgggctcatccctgtgccccctgagcaccaggaacctgctttagggctggaggagctctggagctcccttcccacccccatcactgtgtgattctctggtcccactggcacaggaggagaaactcctgctctggagccatcccaaacccatctggatgagtccctgtgccccctgctccagctgctcctgctctggcaggggggttgcactggatgagctcctcaggtcccttccaacccttgtgaTCCTGGGCTTCTgtgacccaggctggagcagatcatgaggagctgcagcccatgggaaggacccacgttggagaagCTCCTGAGGGACTGTTCTCCCTGGGGATgtcccacactggggcaggagaagctcctgagggactgttctccctggggatgacccacactggggcaggagAAGCTCCTgagggactgtgtcccatggcagggaccccacactgcagcagggggagtgtgatgaggcctctctgcagcagcagcaaagcccatctgtgatgaactgagcacaacccccaccccctgtgctgctgtggggggaaggaaggagagtcctgggcagagggaggggttGGTTTGAGGTTCagggtttatttctcatctccctgctctgctgtttcATTCCTAAACCAAACCTTTGCTCCCCAGCCTGAGTCTGTTCTGCCCCATGGCACCAGTTGCTGagcccccctccctgcccttatctccCCCAACCTCTCCTCTGGCCACTTGAGGAGTGACAGAGCTCCATGGGCATCACCCACCCAGGGCTAaacccaccccagcacagcaccaaaACTCCTGGCAGCTGCCCAGCAGAGAGGAGATGGAACAATGAAGTCACCAAGCAGCAAGatcccttttctcctcccacctttctcttctctccttcccccccagcccAAGGTACCGCATCAAACTGGGTGAAGAACTCCTCAGGTTTGCTCTCCAAGCTCTCAGGGTCAGCTTTGACATCCACCATGGGATTGAGCTTCTGAGCCCTTTCCAGAGAGGCTTCAGCTCTGTTCCTCCCCAAGGAACCCCCAGGGATGAGGAACTGAGCTCTGGTGTCCTCTGCAGAAACCTGGGGTaggggggaaaggagagagatgaAGCTTCCCACAGTGAGGGGGGGGGAAAGCTCCCCAGGGACAATTAGAGCAGGGTGGGAAGGGGAGAGTGAAGCAGGACACATCAGCTCGTGGGTGGGAGgtgagcagaggggaggggaaaaggcaCCTCTGGTTGGTTGATGCTGTTCCTCATCCCTCCCACAGCTCTGGGGCTCAGTTCTCTGAGCCCACAGCTCCCTCTTGTGCTCCAGGAGCAGACTGACCCAAAGCTGGGGTGAGAAGAGCTCAGAGCTCAGGGTGGGGGGGTTAAAACTCTCCCCCAAGAGCCTGGTGAAAGGTTTTGGGGGTCCACGAGGCTGGTGGCAGAAGGTTTGAGCCCCACAGTTGCTTCACAAACAGCCACCAGCTCTGGGTAAacaggggcaggggctgtgctgagggggGACAGAGGGGTGGGGGAGCTGCTCTGGGGTCCCCAGGAATAAGGTGGCTGCTCAGAGCGAGGTGCAGCACCTCAGGACATCCAGGGGATCAGCTCCCCACAGGGTTTATTTCTCCTCAAAAGCAACAAGTCCTCCAGCATCAGCATCAGAGCCCAAGTAAGCAAAGCTGCCAACACCTCACCTGCTGATGATCCAGCATGGTCAAGCCCCTGACTCCTGCCAGGATAAGATTCTTTGCCACTTCTGATCCCAGACCCTTCatccccaccagcagcacccgGGAAGCTCGTAACCTGGGACAGAAACAGTCCCTCAGCACCAaggccatggctgcagcatcCCCCAAAGGGGCTGGGGTGAAAGGAAACAGGCCCTTGGAGAAGGGGGGAGGAAACATGGGGTGGGCAGGAAAGTCCCACTGTGAGAAAGGTTTGGGAGCAAAGGGAAAGCTGCAGGATGGCAAGAGTTGGGGGATTCAGGAGGAGTCCCAGGGAAAACACACTCAGGCAGGGTGGGTGAGGGGagggtgaggtggatggagaagtGGCTGAAGGACAGAGCCCATGGGGGTGATCAATGGGATGGGAGGGagttggggggctgtggggttccacaggggttggtttgggggtcactccttcagcatcttcatcaagcagctgggggaggggatggagggagccTGGgggagttccctgctggcaccaaactgggagcactggttgGGGCTGAGGGTcctggagaggagaggggggaaacagagagaggaggaggaatggaGGCCCACTgggatggggtttggggggtcacAGCTTTGGTGTCTTCATtgaggagctgggggaaggggtGGAGGGACCCTCAGGGAGTTCCCTGCTggtaccaaactgggagcactggttgGGTCAAGGGGAGCTGGGCACTGGGGatggtgctgaggggctgcaagggcagagccctgcagccatgggcagccccaggctggggctgagctgctggagagaagctccaggagagggacctggcactgctgggggagcaGAAACTGCCCCTGAGGGGGCAagaagggcagtggcagcctgggggggcATCagggtgtgggcagcagggccagggagcttctgctccccctctgctctgctctgctggggctTCAGCTGGGCTCCtggggccagctctgggctgcccagctccagagggacagggaagggctggagagaggcccaaggtgctgagggcactgggaCATGTGtgagcagagggacctgggcaggctgcagggctgggccaaGGGCAGGAGCTTCACCCAGAGCTACATggggggtgtcaggagcttggggcagcacttggttgtgtccagggacaggacaagggctgatgggcacaggctggagcacaaacagtCCCATtgaaacaggaggagaagctcctttggtgctgagctgagggatctgggaaagaacaaccccatggaccaGCAGAGGCTGGGGAGTGAGCTcttgtaggggaaagggagctgggggactgCAGCGGGAGCCTGAGGCAGCAACAGGGGCAAGAAGGGCAGGGGGAGCCTGGGGGGGacatcaagagtgtgggcagcagggccacggagcttctgctccccctct includes these proteins:
- the SAE1 gene encoding SUMO-activating enzyme subunit 1 isoform X2; protein product: MAAEGPDPSGLSEEEAAQYDRQIRLWGLEAQKRLRASRVLLVGMKGLGSEVAKNLILAGVRGLTMLDHQQVSAEDTRAQFLIPGGSLGRNRAEASLERAQKLNPMVDVKADPESLESKPEEFFTQFDAVCLTCCSRDVMVKINEICHKNSIKFFAGDVFGYHGYTFADLGEHDFVEEKTKVAKVSQETEDGDSKKAKPGSAETTMVKKRMVFCRLREALAVDWSGKKAAALKRTTPDYFLLQGSVPEGPSPQQLLLLRWHQGRRRRGAVGPQLTPPLPPKSFPHPPILRGVNPSPTPQTSPRCSPSPPLGCLWGVGRKVWR
- the SAE1 gene encoding SUMO-activating enzyme subunit 1 isoform X1 produces the protein MAAEGPDPSGLSEEEAAQYDRQIRLWGLEAQKRLRASRVLLVGMKGLGSEVAKNLILAGVRGLTMLDHQQVSAEDTRAQFLIPGGSLGRNRAEASLERAQKLNPMVDVKADPESLESKPEEFFTQFDAVCLTCCSRDVMVKINEICHKNSIKFFAGDVFGYHGYTFADLGEHDFVEEKTKVAKVSQETEDGDSKKAKPGSAETTMVKKRMVFCRLREALAVDWSGKKAAALKRTTPDYFLLQVLLRFRTLNHRDPSPQTYSKDSKLLDQLHNDVLESLGVSTQLLPDDFISYCFSELAPVCAVLGGVLAQEVVKALSQRDPPHNNFFFFDGIKGDGVVERLGPN